The sequence ATACTAGGGCGGAAATGCTGATGATAATTTTTGTTAAATTCATTTTAGTGATTCTCCTTTTTATTATAATTTTAAATCTGTGTCGCTAAGTTCATCATATATCTGGATATCATGCAAGGGTATGATGAGATATGAATATGAAGGTAAATTCTTTCTTTGAATCTATTTCATAATTATTCCCCCTTATTTTTATTCGATAAATAATCGCATTATACATAATTTAAATAAACCCAAACCATGAATTAAAGCATAATGTGTATAACCCATTAATGTGAAAAAAGTTTCGCTGAAATGTGAAAAAATATTTGACTGGTTTGTTATTTTTTCAGTAAGTACCTTGCAGAATTTATATACCTGATGATAAATAATTATTCTATGAAGAAATCAATGATATATGTACTATTGGGATTTATAGTAATTATTAAAGCTACAGCATACGCCTATGAATACGGAATAGTATATGAAATCAGTGAAAATTATTATAGGGAGAGTAATTTTTATAGAAATAATGCATTAATTTTTGATCATGATGACGAATATAATTTCATTAGTATTACTCCTGGTTTAATCTTTTCAGCAGGGAATAGGCTGGGTGGATATTTTTTAGCTGACTTATCCTGGTTTCATTATTTTGATGCGAAGGATAATTCAGATGACATAGATATTAACCTTATTGAAGCATATTTACACCTCACATTAGTAAAAACCTCTATTCAGGTGGGTCAGAAGTCTTTCCTGTTTGGCAGAGGATTAATTATGGATAGCGATGAGCCTGGAGTTCTTTTAGAATTCCAGCCAATTTCTCGGTTCTATTGTAGCCTTGAATCCTGTAAAGTCTGGGAACTAAGTCCAATAGCTTCGATTTTATTGAGTTATCAATTGGATTTTTTAGAAAAGGTGGAACTCTTTGGTGTCTTTTGTCATGATGCTGATGATGGTTTCGCTAAAATGATGAATTGGATAAACCCTTCTCTATTGGGAAATTATTTTATTGATAATATAGCTGGCAGTAGTGGAGATTTGTTTTGGTATGGTCTGAATGCAGAGTTGTTTATTTGGAATATTTATACATCTGGAATCGCTATTATCCAGAAGGGACGGGAGACTGTGACAATTTCATATCCCTTCAGGGAGGAGAGAGTTGATTTTAGTATTAATTCTTATATGATTGATATGGGGATTGATTATAATTTGACAGATCAGATCTCAGCAGGCATATTTAGCATTATGTCAAGGGGCGATATGGAACCTGTAAGGGGCGAGTTTAGCGCTTTTTTTTCTCCTTTACCAAATAACACAAGGATGGCCATTTTTTTCCAAGGATTTGGTAATCAAATGCCTTTAGATGCATTTTCTCTGGGAGGGATTACTCTGGCAGGTATAATCGCTTCCGGTTTAAGGATCGATTATCAACCCATTGATGAAATATTGGTTGAGATGAACACGGGATTGTTGTTTCCAGAAGAAAAACCCTCAAGGTCCAGAAACTATTATGGATGGGAAACAGACCTGTCTCTCTCCTATGTGATTTGTGATAGATGCAAGCTGACGATTGAGGCTGATTTTTTTAAATATGGCAATTATTTTGTCTTACCTCAGAGAGATTATCCTAATTGGGCTAGCAGGTTTATGTTTTGCCTTAATGCGAGTTATTGAGCAATTAAGGCAGGAGTCTGTAAATTTTTGATGAATCAATGTCAATTATCAGAAACTTTTTTGAAATCTATGTGTTTAATATAACAGATGAAAGAAGATTCAGATATTCAATATATGGAAAAATTCAGGGATGGTGATGAGAATGCATTTAGGATTTTGTTTACAAGATACAAGAATAGGATTATCAGTTTTTGTTTCTGGTTTTGTAATGATAGGGATGTAGCAGAAGAATTAGCTCAGGAAGTTTTTTTGCGAGTTTTCAAGGCAGTGCCAAGCTATCGTCCAGAGGCAAAATTTTCTACATGGATTTTTCAGATTGCGACTAACGTGTGTTTGAATGAGTTGAGGAAGACGAGATACCGTTATTATATGGAATCCCTTGATTCTTGTCATAATTCAGATGAAATGGGGTGGGCAAGGGAGATTGCAGATAGGGAAAGGCAAGATCCTGAATATCTATTAGAGGATAAGGAGCGTGATCATATTGTTCAAAAGGCGATTTCAGGGCTGCCCGAAAAGCAGCGGATTGCCTTATTGCTTAGGATTTATTTTGGATTTTCATATCAGGATATCGGGTTGCAGATGAAATGCTCGGAGAGTAGCGTGAAATCCTTAATTTATAGGGGAAGGCAGAATCTTAAAATGATTCTGCAGAAGAGTTCTCAAATTTTCAATATATCTGGAAGATGATAGTTATATGAGACATGAATGTAAATATAAGAGAATGTTATCACCGTATATGGATGAAGAATTGCCTCATTATAAGGCGGACAAGATTCGTCTGCATCTTAAAACTTGTAGGGATTGTCGCAGAGAGATTGAATCACTACAATTAACAGATAATTTCCTTGCTGGTCTTACAGAAATCGAATCATCTGATGGCTTTGATGTATCCTTTTGGGACAGGATCGAAAATATTCGGAGGAATGGACGTCTGTGGTCATTGAACACTATTTTCTCCTTTAGATGGCGATACTACTATGCCTCTGCTCTTATAGTCATTCTAATAGTGTTCTCTATTATGTTTTATAACCGAAACCCTGTTCCAACTGTTGATGATGAAATTATATCCGAACACCTTGAGTTATTCAGGGATTATGAAATCATCAACCATCTTGATCTTCTGGAAAACTGGGATTCAATCAATATGCTAAAAGTAAAATCGTGATACGGATACTCATATTATCATTTGTTTGTTTTGATATCTATCTGTCTAGTGTTATAGCTCAGCTTGAAAAGGAACATGCAAATCCGGAATTTCAGATATACAAACAGGATATGAAAGTGATAAAGATTATGGAAATTTTAGAGCTGTTGGAACTTATGGAGAATTTGGAAATGCTAGAAGATATTGACATCTTGATTGAGGAAGAGGGTCATGAAAAGAAAGGTTAATATAATAGCGTTTATCGTTATTTCTTTTTCTTTAATATTCCAAGGAGCGCTTTTGGCTGAAAAT comes from Spirochaetota bacterium and encodes:
- a CDS encoding zf-HC2 domain-containing protein, with translation MLSPYMDEELPHYKADKIRLHLKTCRDCRREIESLQLTDNFLAGLTEIESSDGFDVSFWDRIENIRRNGRLWSLNTIFSFRWRYYYASALIVILIVFSIMFYNRNPVPTVDDEIISEHLELFRDYEIINHLDLLENWDSINMLKVKS
- a CDS encoding sigma-70 family RNA polymerase sigma factor translates to MKEDSDIQYMEKFRDGDENAFRILFTRYKNRIISFCFWFCNDRDVAEELAQEVFLRVFKAVPSYRPEAKFSTWIFQIATNVCLNELRKTRYRYYMESLDSCHNSDEMGWAREIADRERQDPEYLLEDKERDHIVQKAISGLPEKQRIALLLRIYFGFSYQDIGLQMKCSESSVKSLIYRGRQNLKMILQKSSQIFNISGR